The following proteins are co-located in the Paenibacillus sp. FSL H8-0079 genome:
- a CDS encoding WecB/TagA/CpsF family glycosyltransferase, producing MSQSTNIMGIPFPNVTMDQTVAILGEVVDQESTELFHVITGNPEIVMSCQKSASLRQVVDRAGLVTADGAGIVMVSRLRGGQLTERVTGCDLLFRLLEEGDRKQWSFYMLGAEESVSEQAVKVIAQRYPGVVVKGRHHGFFQADEEQQIVKEICTAQPDFLIVALGAPHAEHWINKYRHQLNARVAMGVGGSLDILAGKTKRAPAMWQKLNLEWLYRLLSQPSRWRRQLILPRFAVRALLFREPK from the coding sequence ATGAGCCAATCAACAAATATTATGGGTATCCCTTTTCCCAATGTCACGATGGATCAAACCGTTGCGATCCTTGGTGAAGTCGTAGATCAGGAAAGCACTGAACTGTTCCATGTCATCACAGGCAATCCCGAGATCGTCATGTCCTGTCAAAAGAGTGCCTCTCTTCGCCAAGTCGTCGATCGAGCCGGGTTGGTTACCGCTGACGGTGCTGGCATTGTGATGGTATCCCGTTTGCGGGGGGGACAATTGACTGAAAGGGTAACCGGTTGTGATCTGCTATTTCGTTTATTGGAGGAAGGCGATCGAAAACAATGGTCATTCTACATGCTGGGAGCAGAGGAAAGTGTCAGTGAACAGGCCGTGAAAGTTATTGCGCAACGTTATCCGGGAGTTGTCGTCAAAGGCAGACACCATGGTTTTTTTCAGGCAGATGAGGAACAACAGATTGTAAAAGAGATTTGTACTGCTCAACCGGACTTTCTTATCGTAGCTCTTGGCGCCCCCCATGCAGAACACTGGATTAACAAGTATCGCCATCAGTTGAACGCTCGTGTAGCCATGGGAGTAGGAGGTAGTCTCGATATTCTGGCGGGGAAAACCAAACGTGCTCCTGCGATGTGGCAGAAGCTTAACCTGGAATGGCTCTATCGCCTCCTCAGTCAACCTTCGAGATGGCGCAGGCAA